The following DNA comes from Gloeomargarita sp. SRBZ-1_bins_9.
CGTGAGTGTGAATGTCTCCAGCAAACAGTTTCTCCAGGCGGACCTGGTGGCCCAAGTGACCCAACTGCTCCAGGAAACCAGCTTGCCGGGGAATCACCTGAAATTGGAACTCACCGAAAGTTTGATCATGGAAAACCCGGAGACTGTGACCACCATGCTGGCCCAGTTGCGGGATTTGGGGTTACAGATTCTGATGGACGACTTCGGCACCGGGTATTCCAACCTCAGCCGGCTGCGCACCCTGCCGATTGACATGGTCAAGGTGGATAAATCCTTTATCCAGACGGCGGATGCGGACACCTGGGCCTTTGTACAGGGCATTGTGGCGCTGGCCCACTCCCTTGGGAAGGCGGTGGTGGTGGAGGGCATCGAAACGGCGGAGCAGCTTCAGCAGTTGCGGCAGATGGGGTGCGCCTTCGGCCAGGGGTATCTGTTCTCCCCGCCGCTAGACGCCGCCCAGGTAGAACAACTCCTGCACCAGTCGCCGCGCTGGTAAGCCCTAGAGCCGACCCGCCAGGGGTTCGGTGGCCAATTGGTCCAAACCCTCGGTTTGCAACAGGGCCAGCCAGTCCACGAGGAGGGCCTTATTTTGGGGTTGGGATTGGCGTAACTCCACCAGGGCCGCTAGGGTTTCGTGCCACAGGCCGGCGCCGGCGTATAGGTAGGGATGCTGGCTGCGGGGGGCGCGTTGGAGTTGCTGTTCAAAGGAGGGGGCAAGGGCCACCCGTTGCACCCAGCCGCGTACAAACAGGTCAGCCGTCCGGTCCTGGGGGTCGCAAATGACCGAAAAGTACCATTGGTAGGTGTCCCCCACGGCCAGGGCGGGGGCCTCTTCCGGTAGGTCCAGGCGCACGATGCCACTTTGCTGGGCACGGCCTCGATAGGTGTAATGTTCCATCCCCCGGCCATCCATGAGGACCAGTTCCACCTCCCGGTCCCCCACCGG
Coding sequences within:
- a CDS encoding DUF928 domain-containing protein — its product is MACFRSLALATALTLTLTATPATANPLQIWAGRLLQWSQRRATAQPTTPVIGFVPPAAGLPGNREGGATRGAVCPVSHKRLTALLPASHLGLTAAARPSFFFYLPPVGDREVELVLMDGRGMEHYTYRGRAQQSGIVRLDLPEEAPALAVGDTYQWYFSVICDPQDRTADLFVRGWVQRVALAPSFEQQLQRAPRSQHPYLYAGAGLWHETLAALVELRQSQPQNKALLVDWLALLQTEGLDQLATEPLAGRL